The nucleotide sequence AGATCTCAAGCGAGTAATTCTTGTGTGGACACATTATATATTTGGTCACACATgtcataaaaatacatattattattaattttttctttctattttgggAATGTGTCCAAAAGATGTGTTTAAATCTTTGTGTCCATATAAAAATTACGGAAATGCTACCGGATCCTTGATTAAGGAAGCAAATATAATAGTATTGTATTGGAACTTGTGTAATCAATTCctcaaaagtgtaaaaaacgTTGTCTTCAACTTAAAACTTGCTTTTTTTTACTACCATGACCCTAAAAATTATTAATCTCATGTATGATCACACAAATATagggaaaaaatgttgaaaatcgGCTGTGTGAAATTGTGACATGTTTCATTAGTGAAaagtatttttcttaataaaaaagaaatagttaTAGAGAGTGAAAGAACATACAAGTAGTAGATGCTTAATCTGTCTTTTATCCATCTTTTGGTTATCTTCCTTGGAAATGTCCAACAAGGCGTCTAGCATGTCATTTTTTGAGACATATTGTTCACTTTGTCTCATCTTCATTCGTTGGTCAATTATGATATCCAAAGCATAGAACACTTTTGAAACATAAAGAGTAGTGTGTCTTCTAATGCCTTGTGGATCAAAAATCTTCAACACTGGGAAATGATCAGCAATATTTGGTGTTCCAACAGCACTTAATAGAGTAGACactatatttttatattcatcATCTAAATTCTCAACAAAATCTTGAGACACAAAAGTATATGACAAAAAATTAATGCAAGCCTTGAAAGCAGCTCTTCCAACATCAACAGCTTCACCAGTTATGCTGCTTTTATGCATATCATTTAGAAGATCTTTTAATTTCCTACGTCTAAGCTCTTGACTTCCATCAAGAGTCTTGGTAGAGAATAAATTATTATGACATATTTTCCTAAGATGTTGCCAAAGAGGTGAAAATGGGAGGAAAACTAAGCTAAAATTGTTGTGATTATGAGTTGTTGTGTTATCAGGAACAGATCTATCAGTGAACAATGAATCATTTGTAAAAAGAATCTCTTTGGCCATATGTGATGATGAGATGATTATGGTAGTTTCTGTGCATAACTTAATGCGCATAATAGGACCATATAACTTAGCAAATTCTGCAAGTGTTTGTTGTGGCTTGTTgtacaattcaacaacatttgaCATGATAGTGAAAAAGGAAGGTCCAGGTGGAAGCTTGTAGTTAGGTTTTTTGCTTCTGCCAAGAAATGAACCAAAAAAGTATGTGACAATGCATGTCAACAAAAAGAGCATAGCACCACTACCATAATCCAtatctgaaagaaaaaaaatcaggacAAGTAAAGTATGTGTTAGCACCAAGGAGACaggaaattttaatttgttgtatTACTTATAAGTAATTCATGATATTGAATATTATAATAATGTGAGCAgaaattttcacaaaaatttaaGCATAGTACATTATACATCACATATGGTCAGGTTTAGTTAA is from Medicago truncatula cultivar Jemalong A17 chromosome 1, MtrunA17r5.0-ANR, whole genome shotgun sequence and encodes:
- the LOC25484883 gene encoding geraniol 8-hydroxylase, which translates into the protein MDYGSGAMLFLLTCIVTYFFGSFLGRSKKPNYKLPPGPSFFTIMSNVVELYNKPQQTLAEFAKLYGPIMRIKLCTETTIIISSSHMAKEILFTNDSLFTDRSVPDNTTTHNHNNFSLVFLPFSPLWQHLRKICHNNLFSTKTLDGSQELRRRKLKDLLNDMHKSSITGEAVDVGRAAFKACINFLSYTFVSQDFVENLDDEYKNIVSTLLSAVGTPNIADHFPVLKIFDPQGIRRHTTLYVSKVFYALDIIIDQRMKMRQSEQYVSKNDMLDALLDISKEDNQKMDKRQIKHLLLDLLVAGTETSAYGLERAMSEVVRHPEVMSKAKKELEETIGLGKPIEESDIDRLPYLNAVIKESLRLHPPAPMLLPRKARVDVEIAGYTIPKGAQVLINEWAIGRTDIWDDAHLFSPERFLGSEIDVKGRHFKLTPFGSGRRICPGSPLAVRMLHLMLGSLINSFDWKLENNMEPKDMNLDKQLRAIPVALNKVY